In the Nitrospira sp. genome, CCCGCGCTGCAGCAGGCGTTGATTAAAGGTTTGCTGGCCGGCGGATTGGACGTGGTCGATCTTGGACTCTGCGCCTCGCCGCTGCTCTACTTTTCGTTGTTCACCCTGCCGGTGCAGGGCGGGATCATGATTACTGGCAGCCACAATGCCGCGGAGTACAACGGCTTCAAAATCTGCATCGGCAAAGAGGCCATTCACGGCGAAGACATTCAGCACTTGCGCCGGGTCATGGAGGGCGGGCGATTTGCCACAGGCTCGGGCCGACTGACGTCGCATCCCATCATTCCCGACTATCTCGACCATCTGAAGCGCAGCTTTGCCGACGTGCGGGCGGATCATCTCCATGTCGTGATTGATTGCGGGAACGGCGCCGCTTCGCTCGTCGCCAAACAGGCACTCGAGCAGATGGGCTGTCGTGTCACCGGCCTGTATGACGAATTGGATGGACGGTTCCCCAATCACCATCCTGATCCAACCGTGGTGGAGAATCTCCAGGACCTGATTGCGACCGTTCAGCAACACAAGGCCGACGTCGGCATCGGCTATGATGGCGACGCGGACCGGATCGGCGCCATCGATGAACGGGGACACATTCTGTGGGGCGATCGTTTGATGGTGGTCTACGCACGCGAGATCTTGAGCCGTAGACCCGGCACGACGTTCATTTCCGAGGTCAAAGCGTCGCAATGTCTGTATGACGACATTGCCGCCAAGGGCGGACGCCCGATCATGTGGAAGACCGGTCACTCGTTGATGAAGGCGAAACTCAAGGCCGAATCGGCTGTGTTGGCCGGTGAGATGTCCGGCCACATGTTTTTTGCCGACCGGTACTTCGGCTTTGACGACGCGATCTATGCCTCCTGCCGGTTGGTGGAAATCTTGGCCAAGACCACACAATCGCTGTCGAGTTTGGTCGCGGATTTGCCGCAGACCACCGTCACGCCGGAGATCCGCGTGGATTGTCCCGACAGCGTCAAGTTTCAACTGGTGGAGCAAGTACGTGCCCAGTTGACCTCCTATCTTGAGGCGGGCAAACCGGTGGGGGCCTCCAATCTCAGCATGCGTGAATTGGTGACCATTGACGGGGTCCGTGCGATTTTCGAGGATGGCTGGGGACTGATTCGGGCATCCAACACCCAGCCGGCGCTCGTGCTTCGATTCGAAGCGCCGTCCCAAGCCCGGTTGGACGTGATCCGCGCGACCATTGAAACCGAACTGGCGCAGGCCCGGCGTGTTCTCTCTGTCTAGGTCACGTCTCCATCCTATCCGACTCCATCTCATCCTGGGCCTGCTGATGCTCCCGCTGGCGCT is a window encoding:
- a CDS encoding phosphomannomutase/phosphoglucomutase; amino-acid sequence: MALFREYDLRGIVGEELTEAIAEQVGLAYATMAREQGASRISLGRDGRLSSPALQQALIKGLLAGGLDVVDLGLCASPLLYFSLFTLPVQGGIMITGSHNAAEYNGFKICIGKEAIHGEDIQHLRRVMEGGRFATGSGRLTSHPIIPDYLDHLKRSFADVRADHLHVVIDCGNGAASLVAKQALEQMGCRVTGLYDELDGRFPNHHPDPTVVENLQDLIATVQQHKADVGIGYDGDADRIGAIDERGHILWGDRLMVVYAREILSRRPGTTFISEVKASQCLYDDIAAKGGRPIMWKTGHSLMKAKLKAESAVLAGEMSGHMFFADRYFGFDDAIYASCRLVEILAKTTQSLSSLVADLPQTTVTPEIRVDCPDSVKFQLVEQVRAQLTSYLEAGKPVGASNLSMRELVTIDGVRAIFEDGWGLIRASNTQPALVLRFEAPSQARLDVIRATIETELAQARRVLSV